The Paenibacillus sp. FSL R7-0204 genome includes a region encoding these proteins:
- the dapA gene encoding 4-hydroxy-tetrahydrodipicolinate synthase — protein MLTEAQIYGIYVPVVTPFHAAGELDLESYQRYVNNIIKNNIHGLVVNGTTGESPTVTIQELQTLVDTSRELLKSSSIPLVVGTGTNDTYSTVARTELAANAGADAALVVVPYYSRPSQEGIIAHFRKAAEVGLPIMAYDIPGRTGVGMTLDTARTILEMNNVVGLKDCSGSPLLVSELSKGGGKPVLCGDDLHFFEMLGYGAAGGMLASANVHTGRFLSIYEQYRAGQVEAAQAAYDQLVPLMKLLFKESNPAPIKWLLSELGELSSDTLRLPMTSISAALREELGAYLAGEAVMGRQEAM, from the coding sequence ATGTTAACAGAAGCACAGATTTATGGAATTTATGTTCCCGTGGTCACCCCATTCCATGCTGCTGGTGAGCTTGATCTGGAATCGTATCAGCGGTATGTGAACAACATCATCAAGAACAATATTCATGGTCTGGTCGTCAATGGAACCACTGGAGAATCGCCGACAGTCACTATACAGGAATTACAGACACTCGTGGATACCTCACGGGAACTTTTGAAGTCCAGCTCCATCCCGCTCGTGGTGGGCACAGGTACGAATGATACCTACTCTACCGTGGCCCGTACTGAGCTGGCGGCGAACGCAGGTGCCGATGCCGCACTGGTGGTTGTCCCTTATTACAGCCGTCCGTCTCAGGAAGGCATCATCGCCCATTTCCGCAAGGCGGCAGAGGTGGGTCTGCCCATTATGGCCTATGATATCCCGGGCCGCACTGGAGTCGGCATGACGCTGGACACCGCCCGTACGATCCTGGAGATGAATAATGTCGTAGGGTTAAAAGACTGCTCCGGCTCCCCCTTACTCGTCTCCGAGCTGTCCAAGGGCGGCGGCAAGCCTGTGCTCTGCGGCGATGATCTGCATTTCTTCGAGATGCTGGGCTACGGAGCCGCCGGAGGCATGCTGGCCTCAGCCAATGTACATACCGGCCGCTTCCTCAGTATCTACGAGCAGTACAGAGCCGGTCAGGTTGAGGCTGCACAGGCTGCGTATGATCAGCTGGTGCCGCTGATGAAGCTGCTGTTCAAGGAGTCCAACCCGGCTCCGATCAAATGGCTGCTCAGCGAACTCGGAGAGCTCTCCTCGGATACGCTCCGCTTGCCAATGACTTCCATCAGCGCCGCGCTGCGCGAAGAGCTGGGCGCCTACCTTGCAGGGGAAGCTGTCATGGGCAGAC
- a CDS encoding LysR family transcriptional regulator has product MDLTYMRTFREVAKRQSFTRAAEELGYAQSSVTMQIQKIEKEYGVPLIERHGRALRLTPPGEELLKLFVEILELYDRSKETIAQQIGGTLTIGTIDSLAAFYLPPFLQQLRTMFPGLNIHLQTEQEANLISKIRDGEVDIGLLLDRSTVDSALTRTIIREEPLVLVAPASHPLARLEQVTLQDLNNCELIVSEESCIYRSLFENLLRDHGIVFRIGFELSNLEAIKRCVRNGLGIALLPRIVAEEEIERGNLSELSFAHPEIHFDLQLLLHPKKWKSLPLQSLIQMLLEDAKAKTAAL; this is encoded by the coding sequence ATGGACTTAACATATATGCGGACCTTCCGCGAAGTGGCCAAGCGGCAGAGCTTCACGCGCGCGGCTGAAGAGCTGGGCTATGCACAGTCCAGTGTCACGATGCAGATACAGAAGATTGAGAAGGAATACGGCGTGCCGCTCATTGAACGTCATGGCCGCGCCTTGCGCCTGACGCCTCCTGGGGAAGAGCTGCTTAAGCTGTTCGTGGAGATTCTGGAACTCTATGACCGCTCTAAGGAAACGATCGCCCAGCAGATCGGCGGAACACTTACGATTGGAACGATTGATTCACTTGCGGCCTTCTATCTGCCGCCGTTCCTGCAGCAACTGCGGACGATGTTCCCAGGTCTGAATATTCATTTGCAGACTGAGCAGGAGGCCAATCTGATCTCTAAAATCAGGGACGGAGAGGTCGATATCGGTCTTCTGCTGGACCGAAGTACGGTGGATAGCGCGCTTACGCGGACGATCATCCGCGAGGAGCCGCTTGTCCTCGTGGCACCAGCCAGCCATCCGCTGGCCCGGCTGGAGCAGGTGACCCTACAGGATCTGAATAACTGCGAGCTGATTGTCTCCGAGGAGAGCTGCATTTACCGCAGCCTGTTCGAGAACCTGCTCCGGGACCACGGGATCGTGTTTCGGATCGGTTTTGAGCTGTCGAATCTGGAGGCGATTAAGCGGTGCGTCCGCAATGGCCTGGGCATAGCCCTGCTGCCGCGGATTGTGGCTGAGGAGGAGATCGAGCGGGGGAACCTGTCCGAGCTGTCTTTTGCCCACCCGGAGATTCATTTCGATCTCCAGCTGCTGCTGCATCCGAAGAAGTGGAAGTCCCTGCCGCTCCAGTCGCTGATTCAGATGCTGCTAGAGGACGCCAAGGCGAAGACGGCCGCGCTGTGA
- a CDS encoding CYTH domain-containing protein translates to MRKWKKLTLSFMLSIVTAGGGLAGQGILLPERVSAAANAVPAYEVKFLADPDLVLDSSGSPRSEVMDTLDLNSTPQAIRVEYFDTDTLELNSKGWDVRIRKKENKSDYELTYKKRYPVVNGNIQAALTLANQEGFDASDDNYEAEVDWGYGKQTLSFSNTKKISTKAAGAVLPAEEEALKLLLDKLPGKLKNWSASNWGKENLAASRARGPLTFERYTGTWNNQEITLEVWPVRDEEGSGIQNIVEISFKTEDSTIVTGLRAGLMSLLNAEGWLIPADGLKTQLILERY, encoded by the coding sequence TTGAGAAAATGGAAAAAGCTTACCCTGTCCTTCATGCTGAGTATTGTGACAGCAGGCGGTGGATTGGCCGGACAGGGCATCCTGCTGCCGGAGCGTGTCTCAGCCGCAGCTAATGCAGTTCCAGCCTATGAAGTGAAGTTTCTGGCGGACCCTGATCTTGTACTGGACAGCAGCGGATCGCCACGCAGCGAGGTCATGGATACACTCGACCTGAATTCAACTCCACAGGCTATCCGTGTCGAGTATTTCGATACCGACACGCTTGAGCTGAACAGCAAGGGGTGGGATGTGCGGATACGTAAAAAAGAGAACAAATCCGATTATGAATTGACCTACAAGAAACGTTATCCTGTCGTGAACGGAAATATCCAGGCAGCGCTCACCCTGGCGAATCAGGAGGGCTTCGATGCCTCCGATGACAACTATGAAGCAGAGGTGGATTGGGGGTATGGCAAGCAGACCCTCAGCTTCTCCAACACCAAGAAGATCAGCACCAAAGCTGCCGGAGCTGTGCTCCCTGCTGAGGAAGAGGCCCTGAAGCTGCTGCTGGACAAGCTGCCGGGCAAATTGAAGAACTGGTCTGCATCGAACTGGGGGAAAGAGAATCTGGCAGCCTCCCGGGCGCGTGGCCCGTTGACCTTCGAGCGGTATACAGGCACCTGGAACAATCAGGAGATTACACTCGAAGTATGGCCTGTACGTGACGAGGAGGGAAGCGGCATCCAGAATATCGTGGAAATTTCGTTCAAAACCGAAGATAGCACCATCGTAACCGGATTACGTGCCGGGCTGATGAGCCTGCTGAACGCCGAAGGTTGGCTTATTCCTGCCGATGGCCTCAAGACCCAGCTGATTCTGGAACGGTATTAA
- a CDS encoding LysR family transcriptional regulator gives MNLMKLQIIELIDQLHHMTSVAEVLGIKQPTVTFHMKSLEEELGVRLFEARSGKTFLTEAGAAILHYSVKINALAREARRVAGEFDTLYRGTLLIGASYVPATYLLPPLLHAFSREFPGIRMALSVKPSPVIREMLVRHEIDLGVISSEPFTESALQAESLLTDDLVLICSPKHPLARKTQLPMDEMSKTPFALHGSESSTRRLTERWFGQQGLQLRNTIEVDSLEAIKQLVQLGGHISVMSRMAVQREEQQGLIQVLPIQGEMAPRYIYAVHNKDRHPSVQMESFRSSLLATKNC, from the coding sequence ATGAATCTGATGAAACTGCAAATCATTGAACTGATCGACCAGCTGCACCATATGACCAGCGTAGCCGAGGTACTCGGGATCAAGCAGCCGACCGTAACCTTTCATATGAAGTCGCTTGAAGAAGAGCTTGGGGTCCGGCTGTTCGAAGCCCGCAGCGGCAAAACTTTTCTCACCGAGGCAGGAGCAGCCATCCTTCATTATTCCGTGAAAATTAATGCGCTTGCCCGTGAAGCCCGGCGGGTAGCCGGCGAATTCGACACCCTCTACCGGGGAACGCTGCTGATTGGGGCCAGTTATGTACCTGCAACCTATTTGCTGCCGCCCTTATTACATGCGTTCTCCCGGGAGTTCCCCGGCATCCGAATGGCTCTGTCTGTGAAGCCCTCGCCGGTCATCCGGGAGATGCTGGTCCGCCACGAAATCGACTTAGGTGTGATCTCCTCCGAACCTTTCACAGAGTCCGCACTTCAGGCTGAATCGCTGCTTACAGATGACCTCGTCCTGATCTGTTCTCCTAAGCATCCGCTCGCCCGCAAGACTCAGCTTCCTATGGACGAGATGAGTAAGACTCCCTTTGCGCTGCACGGAAGCGAATCCAGCACACGCCGCCTGACTGAGCGCTGGTTCGGACAGCAAGGGCTGCAGCTACGCAATACGATTGAGGTCGATTCACTGGAGGCCATCAAGCAGCTCGTGCAGCTGGGCGGCCACATCTCTGTGATGTCCCGGATGGCGGTACAGCGGGAGGAGCAGCAAGGGCTAATTCAGGTGCTGCCTATTCAAGGGGAAATGGCGCCGCGTTATATCTATGCCGTGCATAACAAAGACCGGCATCCTTCGGTGCAGATGGAGAGCTTCCGGAGCAGCCTGCTGGCCACCAAAAACTGTTAG
- a CDS encoding ABC transporter ATP-binding protein: MNIQIKGIHKSFGGQPALLPAGLELKHGKFTTLLGPSGCGKTTLLRMLAGLERPDGGELYADGKCYFSAAQRIDVPVHKRNFGMVFQDFALWPHMTVYENVAFGLKASGQRAQLRSKVLETLEMVRLQGMENRYPHQMSGGQQQRVAFARAVVVRPGVVLFDEPLSALDAVLREEMRVEMMSLVRDMGLTALYVTHDQIEAMSMSDEIVVMKSGRILQIGTPEAVYEAPSEPFVASFIGKSNWLTPEQEMVRPEHIGWSRTAADDLCYSAVVQSVSYVGERYEIRAEVEGAGIWTAYLNNRIPAGERVQLYVSPRQICRMNSKSNEEEPKRSES; the protein is encoded by the coding sequence ATGAATATTCAGATAAAGGGGATTCATAAAAGTTTTGGCGGACAACCGGCGCTGCTGCCTGCGGGGCTTGAATTGAAGCACGGTAAGTTCACCACCTTACTGGGGCCTTCCGGCTGCGGCAAAACCACGCTGCTGCGGATGTTAGCGGGCCTTGAGCGCCCGGATGGCGGGGAATTATACGCTGACGGGAAATGTTATTTCTCCGCTGCGCAGCGGATCGATGTTCCGGTACATAAGCGGAATTTCGGGATGGTGTTTCAGGATTTTGCACTCTGGCCGCATATGACGGTGTATGAGAATGTGGCCTTCGGGCTGAAGGCCTCAGGGCAGCGTGCACAGCTGCGGAGCAAGGTACTGGAGACACTGGAGATGGTCCGGCTGCAGGGGATGGAGAACCGTTATCCGCATCAGATGTCGGGCGGCCAGCAGCAGCGGGTTGCTTTTGCCAGAGCAGTAGTTGTCCGTCCGGGTGTGGTGCTCTTCGATGAGCCGTTAAGCGCGCTGGATGCCGTACTCCGGGAAGAGATGAGAGTGGAAATGATGTCGCTGGTCCGGGATATGGGTCTAACTGCACTCTACGTGACCCACGATCAGATTGAAGCGATGTCGATGTCCGACGAGATTGTAGTTATGAAAAGCGGGCGGATATTGCAGATTGGAACTCCTGAAGCGGTATACGAGGCCCCGTCAGAACCGTTCGTGGCCTCGTTCATCGGCAAGTCGAACTGGCTTACGCCAGAGCAGGAGATGGTGCGGCCTGAACATATCGGATGGAGCCGCACGGCGGCAGATGATCTGTGTTATTCCGCTGTTGTACAGAGTGTCAGTTATGTCGGAGAGCGTTATGAGATTCGTGCGGAGGTGGAGGGGGCCGGAATATGGACAGCCTACCTGAACAACCGGATTCCCGCAGGAGAAAGGGTTCAGCTCTATGTCTCACCGCGGCAGATATGCCGGATGAATTCGAAATCAAATGAAGAAGAACCTAAAAGGAGCGAATCATAA
- a CDS encoding ABC transporter substrate-binding protein, with amino-acid sequence MKWNKPRKQGALLLVSAVMSMSLAGCGTGNSTSAGGAGTSTPEATDAAAPSPEATPAALSGKLVLYSAGPQGLADDIVNGFKAKTGLTVEMFQGTTGKILARMEAEKANPVADVVILASLPSAQALKADGLTLPYPEAANKGKLNQDWSDAEGNYFSSSASALGIVYNTKLVTNPPKTWAELADAEWKDAVNIPDPTLSGSALDFITGYLSVNGEQGWELFKNYKANGVAMAGANQEALDPVITGAKSIVAAGVDYMAYKAKAKGEPLDIIYPEEGTVVSPRPAAILKSSTNVDNAKAFIDYLLSDEAQQLVADAYLIPGREDIEASNRTNLKDIPQLKVDWAWMSEHGNETASKFAEVYK; translated from the coding sequence ATGAAATGGAACAAACCGCGTAAACAAGGGGCACTGCTGCTGGTATCTGCTGTGATGAGTATGAGTCTGGCGGGTTGTGGTACGGGCAACAGTACCAGTGCCGGTGGGGCCGGCACGAGTACACCTGAGGCAACGGATGCTGCTGCGCCATCTCCTGAAGCTACACCAGCTGCGTTAAGCGGCAAGCTTGTACTCTATTCAGCTGGCCCGCAGGGCTTGGCAGACGATATTGTGAATGGCTTCAAGGCCAAGACAGGCCTCACGGTGGAGATGTTCCAGGGAACAACCGGCAAGATTCTGGCCCGGATGGAAGCGGAGAAAGCAAATCCGGTAGCTGATGTGGTGATTCTGGCTTCTCTGCCCTCCGCACAGGCGCTTAAGGCGGACGGTCTGACGTTGCCCTACCCGGAAGCGGCCAACAAGGGGAAGCTGAATCAGGACTGGTCGGATGCCGAAGGCAATTATTTCAGTTCAAGCGCCTCTGCGCTGGGGATTGTCTATAATACGAAGCTGGTAACGAATCCGCCCAAGACCTGGGCAGAGCTGGCAGATGCGGAGTGGAAGGACGCTGTCAACATTCCTGATCCGACGCTGTCAGGCTCGGCGTTGGATTTCATTACAGGCTATCTCAGTGTGAACGGCGAGCAGGGCTGGGAGCTGTTCAAGAATTACAAGGCGAACGGTGTTGCTATGGCTGGAGCGAACCAGGAAGCGCTTGATCCGGTGATTACAGGAGCTAAGAGTATTGTGGCAGCAGGAGTAGATTATATGGCCTACAAGGCCAAAGCCAAGGGAGAGCCGCTGGATATTATCTATCCTGAGGAGGGCACGGTAGTAAGTCCGAGACCGGCAGCGATTCTTAAATCAAGCACGAACGTGGACAATGCCAAGGCTTTCATTGATTACCTGTTGTCCGACGAAGCCCAGCAGCTGGTGGCGGATGCTTATCTCATCCCGGGCCGCGAGGATATTGAAGCTTCGAACCGGACCAATCTGAAGGACATCCCGCAGCTTAAGGTGGACTGGGCCTGGATGAGTGAGCACGGGAATGAGACGGCTTCGAAATTTGCAGAAGTTTACAAATAA
- a CDS encoding ABC transporter permease: MSPVSMDSNRILRRAGLLLSFFLLAVSIGIPLLLIFWQSVTPDQRLDWMAPLRTITGQSLSGVLLNSVWLGLCVVAGTTLLAMPLAWMMAKTRMGLHRWIDVILLIPFMTPPYIGSMGWILFMQKGGYLQQWLPGAGALSDSFFSFWGMVFIMSMHLFPFLYLLLRDALIRIGGNLEEAGAVHGAQAGYRFRRIIMPLLLSAYGMGVMLVFVKTIAEFGTPATFGRKIGYYVMTSEIHKYISSWPIDFGKATSLASVLLSVCLVIWYMQSAVSRRFTYRLVGGKGQRSKTYSLRGGAGWLAGLYLAALLLLSIGIPYFSIIAASLMKLRGGGLSLDNLTLDHYRELLSWGSVSLKAIGNSLGLSLAAASVAVVLGAGLALAIGRSSSRLQRIIDLLSLLPNTVPGIVMVVGLILLWNAPWMPFTLYNTYGMVVLTYVVLFLPYTVQYVKSSFSQINGLLFQAAQVSGAGPFYILRRILLPLIMPGMLAGWMMTFTISVRELVGSLLILPPSMQTSATYIFAQFEQGQVSLGMAMAVVSVGLTVLLLLGIELLNSRRKWTGS, from the coding sequence ATGAGTCCAGTCTCCATGGACAGTAACCGGATACTTCGGAGAGCGGGCTTGCTGCTCTCCTTCTTTTTGCTGGCGGTCAGCATCGGCATTCCGCTCCTGCTCATCTTCTGGCAAAGCGTTACCCCGGATCAGCGGCTGGACTGGATGGCCCCGCTCCGCACGATCACCGGACAGAGTCTGTCCGGGGTGCTGCTGAATTCGGTATGGCTTGGACTATGTGTAGTCGCCGGAACGACGCTGCTTGCCATGCCGCTGGCCTGGATGATGGCTAAGACCCGCATGGGGCTGCACCGCTGGATTGATGTGATTCTGCTGATTCCGTTCATGACCCCGCCTTATATCGGCTCCATGGGCTGGATTCTGTTCATGCAAAAAGGCGGATATCTTCAGCAGTGGCTTCCGGGTGCGGGCGCGTTAAGTGATTCTTTCTTCAGCTTCTGGGGGATGGTCTTCATTATGAGCATGCATCTGTTCCCTTTCCTGTATCTGCTGCTTCGGGATGCGCTTATTCGGATAGGCGGCAATCTGGAAGAGGCGGGAGCGGTGCACGGGGCACAGGCAGGCTATCGCTTCCGGCGGATCATCATGCCGCTGCTGCTGTCGGCCTATGGCATGGGTGTGATGCTCGTCTTCGTCAAGACAATCGCGGAGTTCGGAACACCGGCTACCTTTGGCCGCAAGATCGGCTATTATGTCATGACCTCTGAGATTCATAAATACATTTCCAGCTGGCCGATTGACTTCGGCAAGGCTACGTCGCTCGCATCCGTACTGCTGTCGGTCTGTCTAGTCATCTGGTATATGCAGTCGGCCGTCAGCCGCAGGTTCACTTACCGTCTGGTGGGGGGCAAGGGACAGCGCTCCAAGACGTATTCCCTGCGCGGGGGTGCAGGCTGGCTCGCTGGCTTGTATCTGGCTGCCCTGCTGCTATTATCCATAGGCATCCCCTATTTCTCGATTATTGCCGCCTCGCTGATGAAGCTGCGCGGTGGCGGGCTGTCGCTGGACAATCTGACGCTGGATCATTACAGGGAGCTGCTCTCCTGGGGCTCGGTGAGCCTGAAGGCAATTGGGAACAGTCTGGGGCTGTCGCTGGCCGCAGCGTCGGTGGCTGTCGTGCTTGGAGCAGGCCTTGCCTTGGCCATCGGCCGGTCTTCGTCGCGGCTGCAGCGGATCATTGATCTGCTGAGTCTTTTGCCTAATACAGTTCCGGGCATTGTAATGGTGGTGGGGCTGATTCTGCTCTGGAATGCGCCATGGATGCCCTTTACGCTCTACAACACCTACGGCATGGTGGTGCTTACGTATGTGGTGCTGTTTCTTCCTTATACGGTGCAGTATGTGAAGTCCAGCTTCTCGCAAATTAACGGGTTGCTGTTTCAAGCGGCCCAGGTCAGCGGAGCAGGCCCGTTCTATATCTTGCGGCGGATTCTGCTTCCGCTCATTATGCCCGGCATGCTGGCAGGCTGGATGATGACCTTCACCATATCTGTACGGGAGCTGGTCGGATCGCTGCTGATTCTGCCGCCTTCGATGCAGACCTCGGCTACGTATATTTTTGCCCAGTTTGAACAGGGGCAGGTATCGCTGGGCATGGCCATGGCGGTGGTATCGGTTGGCTTGACGGTGCTGCTGCTGCTCGGCATTGAACTGCTGAATTCCAGAAGAAAGTGGACGGGATCATGA
- a CDS encoding MBL fold metallo-hydrolase gives MTKLTIWGGAGEHGRSAYLLSGGGYRLLLDCGVKKGGAGQYPLIEPGQAALLDAVLLSHAHEDHSVALPLLYAQGYKGEVWTTRETRAQLDAYFRSWCSSISREGHELPYTEADERAIRYRYLEEEGNCLSWFRLIPGVQVMWGRSGHLAGSVWFLIAAEGRSIFYSGDYTAESLLLAADSPAEAIQAAGGLPDLEQRLRTWSCGQVLDLAVADAAYSMDGETQSDKLRQLEQAIRRTAVRGGKVLLPVPAGGRGQEMMLWAEKHLADLPMVVEAKLIEGMRRLAASQFWLRSAERTGECSAADHIADFLAARRWTMPQSEAEREELLSGSGPSLWFVPDGMMQSSLSRWYYARWASHSTYSVLITGHVAAGTFGYKLLQEQGQHGVCEVLKLRYKVHQGREDVQRMLKSLPVRHAVLVHAAKPETDKLREALIQSRQLTGCTLHSMGPGETLDLEGL, from the coding sequence ATGACGAAGCTGACCATATGGGGCGGGGCTGGTGAACACGGGCGTTCCGCTTATCTTCTGAGCGGAGGAGGCTACCGTCTGCTGCTGGATTGCGGCGTCAAAAAAGGCGGAGCCGGACAATATCCCCTCATCGAACCCGGACAGGCGGCCCTGCTGGATGCGGTACTGCTCTCCCATGCCCATGAGGATCATTCGGTAGCGCTGCCGCTGCTGTATGCGCAGGGTTACAAGGGGGAGGTATGGACAACGCGGGAAACAAGGGCGCAGCTGGATGCCTACTTCCGATCCTGGTGTTCGAGTATTAGCCGTGAGGGCCATGAGCTGCCATACACTGAAGCAGATGAACGAGCGATCCGTTACCGGTATCTGGAAGAGGAGGGCAACTGCCTGTCCTGGTTCAGACTGATTCCCGGGGTTCAGGTCATGTGGGGGCGAAGCGGGCATCTGGCGGGATCAGTATGGTTCCTGATCGCTGCGGAAGGGCGGTCGATCTTCTATTCCGGTGACTATACGGCGGAATCCCTGTTGCTTGCTGCTGATTCCCCGGCTGAAGCAATACAGGCAGCCGGGGGCCTCCCTGACCTTGAGCAGAGGCTGAGGACTTGGTCCTGCGGCCAGGTTCTTGATCTGGCGGTTGCCGATGCGGCCTACAGCATGGACGGGGAGACCCAGTCGGATAAGCTGAGGCAGCTGGAGCAGGCCATTCGCAGGACTGCGGTACGCGGAGGCAAGGTGCTGCTCCCGGTTCCGGCAGGCGGACGCGGCCAGGAGATGATGCTGTGGGCCGAGAAGCATTTGGCGGATCTGCCAATGGTGGTTGAAGCGAAGCTGATAGAGGGGATGAGGCGGCTGGCAGCCTCGCAGTTCTGGCTAAGGAGCGCTGAGCGGACTGGAGAGTGTTCGGCAGCGGATCACATAGCAGACTTTCTTGCTGCCCGCCGCTGGACGATGCCGCAGAGCGAGGCGGAGCGGGAGGAGCTGCTGTCAGGCTCCGGGCCTTCCCTGTGGTTCGTACCGGATGGCATGATGCAATCATCCTTGTCCCGCTGGTACTATGCGAGGTGGGCGTCCCACTCAACCTATTCCGTGCTGATCACCGGTCATGTAGCCGCCGGTACCTTCGGTTACAAGCTCCTGCAAGAACAGGGGCAGCATGGAGTATGCGAGGTGCTCAAGCTGCGCTACAAGGTGCATCAGGGCCGGGAAGATGTGCAGCGTATGCTGAAGTCTCTTCCGGTCCGGCACGCCGTGTTGGTTCATGCCGCGAAGCCGGAGACCGACAAGCTGCGTGAAGCCTTAATCCAGAGCAGGCAGCTGACTGGCTGCACGCTGCATTCTATGGGGCCGGGAGAAACACTGGATTTGGAAGGCCTATGA
- a CDS encoding AraC family transcriptional regulator translates to MMNIQLESIPVTRIAYVRQTGPYGPGNVQAMEQLKGWAREQGLLQDSAVLFGIPQDNPKTTLPAECRYDACISLPENPPTRGSVPYGELPGGAYAVVTLPHTAEAVQQAWAEILPFLNSSGHKLDPGRPVMERYTEEMVRSHLCELCFPVLE, encoded by the coding sequence ATGATGAACATTCAGCTCGAAAGCATTCCCGTAACACGTATAGCTTATGTACGGCAGACAGGCCCCTACGGCCCCGGCAACGTTCAGGCGATGGAACAATTGAAGGGTTGGGCGCGTGAACAAGGCTTGCTTCAAGACTCGGCGGTGCTGTTCGGCATTCCGCAGGACAACCCTAAGACTACCCTGCCTGCGGAGTGCAGATATGATGCCTGCATCAGTCTGCCTGAGAATCCTCCCACCAGGGGCTCAGTACCTTACGGTGAGCTTCCCGGCGGAGCCTACGCGGTGGTAACCCTTCCGCATACGGCTGAAGCCGTCCAGCAGGCATGGGCTGAGATTCTCCCGTTCCTCAATAGCAGCGGCCATAAGCTTGATCCCGGGCGGCCGGTTATGGAGAGATATACTGAGGAGATGGTCCGCAGCCATCTTTGTGAGCTTTGTTTTCCTGTGCTAGAGTAA